The DNA window GACCATGACGTCGCCGCGCAGCGGGCTGATGACGACGGTCAGTCCGGCTTCGCGCGCCTTGAGCGCGATGCGTTCCGTGTTGCAGTAGACGACGATGCTGTGACCGCGGCGGGCGAGGCCGGAGAGGAAGGCGAGCGACCGTCGCTCGGCGCCGCCCCACTCCGCCGCGGAGATGTGGGCGGCAATGCGGAGCGGCGTCATGAGCACGGGTCGCTGCGCCGGGCGATGGTGTGTACCCGGCCGGTCAGCCGACGACGAGGTTGAGCAGGCGGTCGGGCACGAAGATCACCTTCCGCACTTCGGCGCCATCAATGAACCTGCGCACGTTGTCGTCCGCGAGCGCGGCGGCCTGGGCGTCCTCCTGCGTGATGCCGCGGCTCATCGCCATCCGTGCGCGCACCTTGCCGTTGACCTGTACCACGAACTCGACGGAATCGGCGATCGTCTTCGCGGCGTCGTAGCCCGGCCAGTTGCTGCCGGTGAAGATGGACTCGCTGTGGCCGAGCAGCTCCCAGAGCTCCTCGGCGATGTGCGGCGCGAACGGCGCTGCCAGCACCACGAGCGGCTCGACCTCCGGGCGGTTCACTGCACGGTTGCCTTCACGGACGACGTTCAGGTACTCCATCATCGCGGCGATAGCCGTGTTGTAGCGCAGCCCGGCGACGTCGTCCGTGACCTTCGCGATCGTCGCGTGCAGCTTCTGCTCGACGCTGCCCGACGGCTGCGCGTCACCCAGCTCCGCGACCGGCACGACCGTGTCCCACAGCCGGCTGAAGAAGCCGAACGGTCCCTGCAGGCCCTGGTCGCGGAAGTCGCCGCCCTCCTGGTACGGTCCGAGGAACATGAGGTACGTGCGGAACGTGTCCGCGCCCCACTCCTCGATGTAGCGATCCGGTATCACTACGTTGCCGCGGCTCTTCGACATCTTCGAGCCTTCCTTGATCAGCAGGCCGTGCTTGCGGAACGTCGCGAACGGCTCCTCGAATCCGACGATGTCGAGGTCGTGGAGCACCATCGTGATGAAGCGCGAGTACAGGAGGTGCAGCACCGCATGCTCCTCGCCGCCGATGTACATGTCGACCGGGAGCCATTTCCTCGTCAGCTCGGCATCGAATGCGACGTCCGTGCGATTCGCGGACGGATAGCGCAGGAAGTACCACGCGCTGTCGAGGAACGTGTCGCTCACGTCCGTCTCACGCCGCGCATCGGCACCGCACTGCGGGCACGGCACGCGGTACCACGACTCAACCCGCGCGAGCGGGCTCACGCCGCTCTCATCCGGCTTGTAGTTGTCGACGTGCGGCAGCACGACCGGCAGCTGATCCTCCGGCACCGGCACCGTGCCGCACGCGTCGCAATATATGATCGGGATGGGCGGCCCCCAGTACCGCTGCCGCGAGATGCACCAGTCGTGCAGCCGGTAGTTGATCTTCGGCTCCGCGGAATCCTGCTCCGCCAGCCAGGCAGTGATCGCGGAGATGGCCTCCCCCGACCCCATCCCGTCGAACTCCCCCGAGTTCACGAGCACGCCCTCGCCCACATAGGCTTCCCGCAGCCCACCCGCGCTGTCACCCGATCCCGATCCCGACAACGCTCCCGCTCCCGCTCCCGAATTCGTGATCACTTCCACGATCGGCAGGCCGAACTGTGTCGCAAACTCGAAGTCGCGCTCGTCGTGGCCCGGCACGGCCATGATCGCGCCGGTGCCGTACTCCATCAGCACGTAGTCCGCAATCCAGATCTCGACCGGCTTGCCGGTCGCCGGATTGACGGCGTACGCACCCGTGAAGACGCCCGTCTTCTCCTTGTCCGCTTTCTTGCGCGTGACCAGGTCGGTGGCGCCGGCGCGCTCACGGTACTGCTGCACTTCAGCACGTCGCGCGTCCGTCGTGATCCAGTCCACGACGGGATGCTCCGGCGCGAGCACGAGGAACGTGGCGCCGAAGATCGTGTCCGGTCGTGTCGTGAAGACGGAGATCTGCAGCTTCTGCTCGTACTCGTCGTCTTCACCCAGCTCGTGATGGTGCGCGCGTGCGTCCGCGACCGCGCTGTCCGCGGCGGAGCCAGGCTCGGCGTGCCACTCGGATTCGACCTCGAACCAGATCTCCGCACCCTCACTGCGTCCGATCCAGTTCTCCTGCGCCTTCTTCGTCGTGTCCGACCAGTCGATCCACTTCAGGTTGTCGAGCAGACGCTGTGCGTACTTCGTGATCGTGAAGAACCACTGCGACAGGTTGCGCTGCTCCACCGTCGTGCCGCAGCGCTCGCACGCGCCCGCGATCACCTGCTCGTTGGCCAGGACCGTGTGACATGACGGACACCAGTTGACCGCAGCCTCCTTCTTCTCCGCCAGACCGGCACGATACAGCTGGAGGAAGAGCCACTGCGTCCATCTGTAGTACGACGGATCCGTCGTATCCACGACGTGGTTCCAGTCGTACATCGCGCCGATGCGCGTGAGCTGCCGCGTGAAATTCCGGATGTTGCTGGGGATCAGCTCCATCGGATGCGTGCCGGTTTTGAGCGCGAAGTTCTCGGAGTGGATGCCGAACGCATCGAAGCCGATCGGCTCGAACACGGTCTCGCCCTGGAGCCGCTTCCACCGGCCGTAGATATCGGCCCCCGTGAACGCGTACATGTTCCCGACATGCAGGCCCTCGGCCGAGGGGTACGGGAACATCATCAGGTTGTAGAACGGCCGCTCCGCGGACGCGAGCTGCTCGTCACTCAGCGAATTGTGATTCTGCTCCGCCCAGCGGCGCTGCCATTTCTCTTCGATATACTGCGGCCTGTAGTCCATGCCATCTCGGTGGTGGGGGCTTTGAACGGGCTAATGTAGCAGGTGGGGGAAGGGTGGAAAACGGGGTGGACCGCGTTGTACTGCCTGAACGAATGGTGTCAGGTTGTCATGGGCGTGGGAACGTGCACGGGCATGTGGAAGGCGCACGCACACGTTTACGGGCAGAGGCACGGGCAGCATGCCACCAGGACCGTCCCTGCCTCATTCCTCCGCGCAGCGAACCTCCCCCGGAAGCAGTCGGGGAAGGTGACTCATGAGAAGGAAGGTTGGCTGCCTCTGCCCGTGCCCGTAAACGTGTGCGTGCGCCTTCCACATGCCCCTGCCTCTGCCCATTGCCCATGACAACCTGACACCGCCGGTCACCCCCGCTGCCTCTCCAGCAGCGCAGCCGTCGCCTCGAACGGCTCCCCCGGCCTGCTCGCAGCCGCGTCGATGATCGCCCGCACCGCCTGCCTGTAGTCCCCTACCTCCTGGTAGACCGCTTCGAACAGATCGAGCCGCTCGTAATACAGCCGCGTCCCGATGAGCGTCGCGTTATTCAGCGGCCGCCGTGCGAAGCCGCGGAACATACTGGTCTGGAGCGTGGGCTCCACCTCCCTCGTGAAACGTTCCCGCGCCTGAGCGAACACGACCTCGCGGCGCGCCAGTTTCGTCTCGCGGTCGAGGTCCTCGCGGTCGTATATCGCCTCGAGGTCTGCGACGAGCGAGGACAGAAATGCGGCGTAGCGGAGGTTGTCGGCCCAGGCGTGACGGGCGCGGATGCACTGTGCCGAGTCCTCGCCTTCGCGGTTGCAGAAGAAGTCAATGGCGCCGCGCTCGCCGACGAAATTGGCGAAGCTCTCATTGAAGCTGATGCGGCTGGGTATGTAGATGGTGTTGTGGAGCAGCTCGTGAA is part of the Longimicrobiales bacterium genome and encodes:
- the leuS gene encoding leucine--tRNA ligase, whose translation is MDYRPQYIEEKWQRRWAEQNHNSLSDEQLASAERPFYNLMMFPYPSAEGLHVGNMYAFTGADIYGRWKRLQGETVFEPIGFDAFGIHSENFALKTGTHPMELIPSNIRNFTRQLTRIGAMYDWNHVVDTTDPSYYRWTQWLFLQLYRAGLAEKKEAAVNWCPSCHTVLANEQVIAGACERCGTTVEQRNLSQWFFTITKYAQRLLDNLKWIDWSDTTKKAQENWIGRSEGAEIWFEVESEWHAEPGSAADSAVADARAHHHELGEDDEYEQKLQISVFTTRPDTIFGATFLVLAPEHPVVDWITTDARRAEVQQYRERAGATDLVTRKKADKEKTGVFTGAYAVNPATGKPVEIWIADYVLMEYGTGAIMAVPGHDERDFEFATQFGLPIVEVITNSGAGAGALSGSGSGDSAGGLREAYVGEGVLVNSGEFDGMGSGEAISAITAWLAEQDSAEPKINYRLHDWCISRQRYWGPPIPIIYCDACGTVPVPEDQLPVVLPHVDNYKPDESGVSPLARVESWYRVPCPQCGADARRETDVSDTFLDSAWYFLRYPSANRTDVAFDAELTRKWLPVDMYIGGEEHAVLHLLYSRFITMVLHDLDIVGFEEPFATFRKHGLLIKEGSKMSKSRGNVVIPDRYIEEWGADTFRTYLMFLGPYQEGGDFRDQGLQGPFGFFSRLWDTVVPVAELGDAQPSGSVEQKLHATIAKVTDDVAGLRYNTAIAAMMEYLNVVREGNRAVNRPEVEPLVVLAAPFAPHIAEELWELLGHSESIFTGSNWPGYDAAKTIADSVEFVVQVNGKVRARMAMSRGITQEDAQAAALADDNVRRFIDGAEVRKVIFVPDRLLNLVVG
- a CDS encoding aminopeptidase encodes the protein MNAAARSLVLACSLALSACSPLYVIRAGVEEAKILSRRRPIARVIEDPATPPETRRKLALVLQARDYAEHALDLDAGESYTTYSWVESDTLLLVVTASEKDRFRAHTWWFPIVGHVPYKGFFEFDAAFAEADRLEQAGLDVQVRPSSAFSTLGWFNDPVLNTLLRYDDVSLANTVIHELLHNTIYIPSRISFNESFANFVGERGAIDFFCNREGEDSAQCIRARHAWADNLRYAAFLSSLVADLEAIYDREDLDRETKLARREVVFAQARERFTREVEPTLQTSMFRGFARRPLNNATLIGTRLYYERLDLFEAVYQEVGDYRQAVRAIIDAAASRPGEPFEATAALLERQRG